A DNA window from Acidobacteriota bacterium contains the following coding sequences:
- a CDS encoding DUF192 domain-containing protein: protein MKRPARLVLAGLLLAAIACAADRGSTAAAPPAPSKAAAPVTGPRVVMPNGTVVSVELALTDTEKAQGLMFRESMPKNAGMVFPFEGLEIRPFWMKNCHFPLDLVYATKDGTVVEVIKALPPCPPDPAPCPNTAPTQKSDTVLEVNAGVADATGAVPGAKLKWVEIPGR, encoded by the coding sequence GTGAAGCGGCCGGCCCGTCTCGTCCTCGCGGGACTGCTTCTCGCGGCCATTGCCTGCGCGGCGGACCGCGGATCGACGGCGGCCGCGCCGCCCGCACCCTCGAAGGCCGCGGCGCCCGTCACGGGACCGCGCGTCGTGATGCCGAACGGCACGGTCGTCTCCGTCGAGCTCGCGCTCACGGACACGGAAAAGGCTCAGGGCCTCATGTTCCGCGAGTCGATGCCGAAGAACGCGGGGATGGTCTTCCCGTTCGAGGGACTCGAGATCCGGCCGTTCTGGATGAAGAACTGCCACTTCCCGCTGGACCTCGTCTATGCGACGAAGGACGGCACCGTCGTCGAGGTCATCAAGGCCCTCCCGCCGTGCCCGCCCGACCCCGCGCCGTGCCCGAACACCGCGCCAACGCAGAAGTCCGACACCGTCCTCGAGGTCAACGCGGGCGTCGCGGACGCGACCGGCGCCGTCCCCGGCGCGAAGCTGAAGTGGGTGGAGATCCCGGGACGCTGA
- a CDS encoding sigma-54-dependent Fis family transcriptional regulator: MTAETGPHLLVVDDEAGIREMLTIVFQKEGYRVSAARGCVEGLALLDGEAPDLVLTDLKMPDGTGFDILKKVRESHRDTPVVMITAYSSTKTAVDALKQGAYDYIAKPFDVDELKHVVARALERKRLVEENVALKERADGRGMGPVVGVSRKMRALFELVARIGKTTSTVLITGDSGTGKELVARAIHVASARATRPFISINCGAMPENLLESELFGHERGAFTGAVKEKKGLFHEAEGGTLFLDEIGETSLTMQVKLLRALQERVVRRVGGNTEEPIDVRIICATNKDLQKKVAEGTFREDLYYRINVIPVLLPPLRERRDDIPHLVRHFLRKVSVEQGIAEKRITTEAMRLLEAYAWPGNVRELENLIERTVALEPGDVITTASLPDTFLHPAGLPPASSMEGFDLPADGLDLEAYLEWLGKRLMQQALERTGGIQIRAAELLRMSERSFRYYAKKYGIRREGEETSAAPEVVEEIES; encoded by the coding sequence ATGACGGCCGAAACCGGCCCCCATCTCCTCGTCGTCGACGACGAGGCCGGCATCCGGGAGATGCTCACGATCGTCTTCCAGAAGGAGGGCTACCGCGTCTCGGCGGCACGCGGCTGCGTCGAGGGGCTCGCTCTCCTCGACGGCGAGGCGCCCGACCTCGTCCTCACCGACCTCAAGATGCCCGACGGGACGGGCTTCGACATCCTCAAGAAGGTGCGCGAGTCCCACCGCGACACGCCGGTCGTCATGATCACGGCGTACTCGTCCACGAAGACCGCCGTCGACGCCCTCAAGCAGGGCGCGTACGACTACATCGCGAAGCCGTTCGACGTCGACGAGCTGAAGCACGTCGTCGCGCGGGCGCTCGAGCGCAAGCGCCTCGTCGAAGAAAACGTCGCGCTCAAGGAGCGCGCCGACGGGCGTGGCATGGGCCCCGTCGTCGGCGTCTCGCGGAAAATGCGCGCCCTCTTCGAGCTCGTGGCCCGCATCGGCAAGACGACGTCCACCGTCCTCATCACGGGCGACTCCGGCACGGGCAAGGAGCTCGTCGCGCGCGCGATCCACGTGGCGTCGGCGCGCGCCACGCGGCCCTTCATCTCGATCAACTGCGGCGCGATGCCCGAAAACCTCCTCGAGTCCGAGCTGTTCGGCCACGAACGCGGCGCGTTCACGGGCGCCGTCAAGGAGAAGAAGGGCCTCTTCCACGAGGCCGAGGGCGGCACGCTCTTCCTCGACGAGATCGGCGAGACGTCTCTCACGATGCAGGTCAAGCTCCTCCGGGCGCTGCAGGAGCGCGTCGTCCGCCGCGTGGGCGGAAACACGGAAGAGCCGATCGACGTCCGCATCATCTGCGCGACGAACAAGGACCTCCAGAAGAAGGTCGCCGAGGGCACGTTCCGCGAGGACCTCTACTACCGCATCAACGTGATCCCCGTCCTCCTGCCGCCGCTGCGCGAGCGGCGCGACGACATCCCGCACCTCGTACGGCACTTCCTGAGGAAGGTCTCCGTCGAGCAGGGCATCGCCGAGAAACGCATCACGACGGAGGCGATGCGGCTCCTCGAGGCGTACGCCTGGCCCGGCAACGTCCGCGAGCTCGAGAACCTCATCGAACGCACGGTCGCACTCGAGCCCGGCGACGTCATCACGACGGCCTCGCTTCCCGACACGTTCCTCCACCCCGCGGGCCTCCCGCCCGCGTCCTCGATGGAGGGATTCGACCTGCCGGCCGACGGCCTCGACCTCGAGGCGTACCTCGAGTGGCTCGGCAAGCGGCTGATGCAGCAGGCGCTCGAGAGGACGGGCGGTATCCAGATCCGGGCCGCGGAGCTGCTCCGGATGTCCGAGCGCTCGTTCCGGTACTACGCGAAGAAGTACGGGATCCGGCGCGAGGGCGAGGAGACGTCGGCGGCGCCGGAAGTCGTCGAGGAAATCGAGTCGTGA
- a CDS encoding PAS domain-containing protein, producing the protein MSSSRMRAFEPLHSMLRGFVVLRVVVVSTILLSAFLIQFTFSTALPLNDIYYLAAFAYSISIAAVLSLDRIPPEANAAIQLLGDLVVITGLVYISGGADSSFSFLYLGTVAAGAILLGRQGGLVSAGLASVFYAVLVDLMYFGALKPVPSAERTPHLWTAAGLVGQVALHAGAFVVTALLVSYSSNKLRETRTDLERRKSEIARLQALHGSVLGSMSSGVLTTDPDGLVTFANRAAQELLGVPSVDLVGRPVQSLGLIGEAAWRRIAAAGSEILRFETTRRIKDQDAYFGVSSSALRDGSGYTVGRILIFQNVTHVKRLEGEVRLKDKLAAVGELAAGIAHEIRNPLASISGSVQALQGSVPSGSPEHRLMKIVVAESHRLSSILEDFLRYVRPKERAVEPVDAPAALRDVLTLLAHSDEVSSRHAIDVRTAPDSFVLSADPGQLRQIFWNVARNALAAMPGGGTLTVTATLEGAVWKVSFADEGHGMTEDERGRLFTPFAHSFPGGTGLGLAIVHRIVEEHGGTIEVDSTPGRGATVAISLPRNDASTGARPTETALAAAEVP; encoded by the coding sequence GTGAGCTCCTCGCGGATGCGTGCGTTCGAGCCGCTGCACTCGATGCTGCGCGGCTTCGTCGTCCTCAGGGTCGTCGTCGTGTCGACGATCCTGCTGTCCGCGTTCCTGATCCAGTTCACGTTCTCGACGGCGCTGCCGCTCAACGACATCTACTACCTCGCGGCGTTCGCGTACTCGATCTCGATCGCCGCGGTCCTCTCCCTCGACAGGATCCCGCCCGAGGCGAACGCCGCGATCCAGCTCCTCGGCGACCTCGTCGTGATCACCGGCCTCGTCTACATCTCGGGCGGCGCCGACTCGAGCTTCTCGTTCCTCTACCTCGGCACCGTCGCGGCCGGGGCGATCCTGCTCGGCCGCCAGGGCGGCCTCGTCTCCGCGGGCCTCGCGTCGGTCTTCTACGCCGTCCTCGTCGACCTCATGTACTTCGGCGCGCTGAAGCCCGTTCCGTCCGCCGAGCGCACGCCGCACCTGTGGACGGCGGCCGGGCTCGTGGGCCAGGTCGCCCTTCACGCGGGCGCGTTCGTCGTGACGGCTCTTCTCGTCTCCTATTCCTCGAACAAGCTTCGCGAAACCCGTACGGACCTCGAACGCCGCAAGTCCGAGATCGCGCGGCTCCAGGCTCTCCACGGCTCGGTCCTCGGCTCCATGTCCTCCGGCGTCCTCACGACGGACCCGGACGGCCTCGTCACGTTCGCGAATCGCGCCGCCCAGGAGCTGCTCGGGGTGCCCTCGGTCGACCTCGTCGGCCGGCCCGTCCAGTCGCTCGGCCTCATCGGGGAGGCCGCATGGAGGCGGATCGCGGCCGCGGGCTCGGAGATCCTCCGCTTCGAGACGACCCGCCGCATCAAGGACCAGGACGCGTACTTCGGCGTGTCGTCGTCGGCCCTGCGCGACGGCTCGGGCTACACCGTCGGGCGCATCCTGATCTTCCAGAACGTCACGCACGTCAAGCGGCTCGAAGGCGAGGTGCGGCTCAAGGACAAGCTCGCGGCCGTCGGCGAGCTCGCGGCCGGAATCGCGCACGAGATCCGCAACCCGCTCGCATCCATCTCGGGCTCCGTCCAGGCGCTCCAGGGCTCGGTGCCGTCCGGCTCGCCGGAGCACCGCCTCATGAAGATCGTCGTTGCCGAGTCGCACCGCCTGAGCTCCATCCTCGAGGATTTCCTCCGGTACGTGAGGCCGAAGGAGCGCGCGGTCGAGCCCGTCGACGCGCCGGCCGCGCTCCGGGACGTCCTGACGCTCCTCGCGCACTCCGACGAGGTCTCCTCGCGCCACGCGATCGACGTGCGGACGGCGCCGGACTCGTTCGTCCTGTCCGCGGACCCCGGCCAGCTCCGGCAGATCTTCTGGAACGTCGCGCGCAACGCTCTCGCCGCCATGCCGGGCGGCGGCACGCTCACGGTGACCGCCACGCTCGAGGGCGCCGTCTGGAAGGTCTCGTTCGCCGACGAGGGGCACGGAATGACGGAAGACGAGCGCGGCCGCCTCTTCACTCCGTTCGCACACAGCTTCCCCGGCGGCACCGGCCTCGGCCTCGCGATCGTGCATCGGATCGTGGAGGAGCACGGCGGCACGATCGAGGTCGACTCGACACCCGGCCGCGGAGCGACCGTCGCCATCTCGCTCCCACGCAACGACGCGTCGACGGGCGCGCGACCCACGGAGACGGCGCTCGCCGCCGCGGAGGTCCCATGA